One Fusobacterium sp. SYSU M8D902 DNA window includes the following coding sequences:
- a CDS encoding toxin-antitoxin system YwqK family antitoxin — protein sequence MIREEEFYKKEIKNGLVYISSETTPYSGIINFRYKSGAIKEKERFKKGIKDGENIKYYENGQIKESCEFAKGKLNGDSVQYYENGQMKETVVFKDDRMNGDWIKFFEDGTIKSRGYFEKGKLNGKKINYYPNGQIQEIISFKNNVLDGEYIAYYENGEIMADEYFVNGLLDGEAVYYYENGEIKIREEYRKQMKNGKFVRYYENGIINAMGNFKEGQMNGEWSMFYENGKLLGTVSFKDGKIKK from the coding sequence ATGATAAGAGAGGAAGAGTTCTATAAAAAAGAGATAAAGAATGGATTGGTATATATATCTTCAGAAACAACTCCATATTCAGGGATAATAAACTTTAGATATAAGAGTGGTGCTATCAAAGAGAAGGAGAGATTCAAAAAAGGAATAAAAGATGGAGAGAATATCAAATACTACGAGAATGGGCAGATAAAGGAGAGCTGTGAATTTGCAAAAGGAAAGCTCAACGGAGATTCTGTACAATACTATGAGAATGGACAGATGAAAGAGACAGTAGTATTCAAAGATGATAGAATGAATGGGGATTGGATAAAATTCTTTGAAGATGGTACTATTAAATCTAGAGGCTATTTTGAAAAGGGAAAACTCAATGGGAAAAAGATTAATTACTATCCCAATGGACAGATACAGGAGATAATATCATTTAAGAATAATGTACTGGATGGAGAGTATATTGCTTATTATGAAAATGGCGAAATTATGGCAGATGAGTACTTTGTTAATGGATTATTAGATGGAGAAGCTGTGTATTATTATGAAAATGGTGAGATAAAAATTCGAGAAGAGTATCGTAAGCAGATGAAAAATGGAAAGTTCGTCAGATACTATGAGAATGGAATTATAAATGCTATGGGTAATTTTAAAGAGGGACAGATGAACGGAGAATGGAGCATGTTTTATGAAAATGGAAAATTATTAGGTACTGTATCCTTCAAAGATGGAAAAATAAAAAAGTGA
- a CDS encoding aminotransferase class V-fold PLP-dependent enzyme, which produces MIYFDNAATTLQKPKEVIDAVIEAMTSVGNAGRGNTNASMAANHIIFDARENLAHFFNVEDSSNIAFTLNSTEALNTAIKGSLKKGDHIITTELEHNSVLRPIYEMVERGVELSITKSDLLGNISYDEMESLIKENTKAIICTHASNLTGNLIDIARVGEICKRHNLLFIVDVSQTAGVFPIDVKKMGIDILCFTGHKSLFGPQGTGGIYVRDGITITPLKSGGTGILTYDQIQPEKMPTHLEAGTLNGHGIAGLNAGIKFINRVGLDEIRKKEEELMCRFYTKVKELPQVKIYGDFSTRERCPIVTLNIGDFDSDDVAEELLSHGVSTRAGGHCAPLMHKALGTTEQGAVRFSFSYFNTIQEVDEVVEILKKLILASLS; this is translated from the coding sequence ATGATATACTTTGACAATGCTGCAACAACACTTCAAAAACCTAAAGAGGTAATTGATGCTGTAATTGAAGCTATGACTTCAGTTGGTAACGCTGGTAGAGGAAATACCAATGCCTCAATGGCAGCCAACCATATAATATTTGATGCAAGAGAGAATTTAGCTCACTTCTTTAATGTAGAAGACTCTAGTAATATCGCTTTTACACTAAACTCTACTGAGGCTCTAAATACAGCTATAAAAGGGAGTTTAAAAAAAGGTGATCATATAATTACTACTGAATTGGAGCATAACTCTGTACTACGTCCTATCTATGAGATGGTAGAAAGAGGGGTAGAACTATCTATAACCAAATCAGATCTATTAGGTAATATTTCCTATGATGAGATGGAATCTCTTATTAAAGAGAATACCAAAGCTATTATCTGTACACATGCATCTAATCTTACAGGTAACCTCATAGATATAGCTAGAGTGGGAGAGATTTGCAAAAGACACAATTTACTCTTCATAGTAGATGTGTCACAAACAGCAGGAGTATTTCCTATAGATGTAAAAAAAATGGGTATAGATATACTATGTTTTACTGGACACAAGAGTCTTTTTGGTCCTCAAGGAACAGGTGGTATCTATGTAAGAGATGGTATCACTATTACACCACTAAAATCTGGTGGAACTGGTATATTGACTTATGATCAAATACAACCTGAAAAGATGCCTACACACTTGGAGGCTGGTACTTTGAATGGACATGGAATAGCTGGTCTAAATGCAGGAATAAAGTTTATAAATAGAGTAGGATTAGATGAGATCAGAAAAAAAGAGGAGGAGCTAATGTGTAGATTCTACACAAAAGTTAAAGAGCTTCCTCAAGTAAAGATCTATGGTGATTTCTCTACAAGAGAGAGATGCCCTATTGTTACATTAAATATTGGTGACTTTGACTCTGATGATGTAGCTGAAGAGTTACTATCTCACGGTGTATCTACAAGAGCTGGAGGTCACTGTGCACCACTTATGCATAAGGCTCTTGGAACTACAGAGCAGGGAGCTGTAAGATTTAGCTTTTCATATTTCAATACTATCCAAGAGGTAGATGAGGTTGTTGAGATTCTAAAAAAACTTATTTTAGCCTCTCTTTCCTAA
- a CDS encoding MoxR family ATPase produces MRRITFMDNLKETIIKERESILLVKNEIQKKIVGQEDMINKILIGILTGNHILLEGLPGLAKSLTVNTLAQTLGLKFSRIQFTPDLLPSDIIGTEIYNEKTGEFYIKKGPLFANIVLADEINRAPAKVQSALLEAMQEKQITIAHETFKLESPFIVLATQNPIEQDGTYPLPEAQQDRFLMKVKIEYPNRDEEREMLRLLTSPNDFEYIEINTILNKEKIENLKKIIKHIHIDDKLMDYILNIIFKTRESNEYIECGASPRASIALVVSAKASAFLEGREYVTPTDIKKVIFDVLRHRIILNYEAEADGKSIEDIIVDIMEQVELP; encoded by the coding sequence ATTAGGAGGATCACTTTTATGGATAACTTAAAAGAAACTATTATAAAAGAGAGAGAAAGCATATTGCTTGTGAAAAATGAGATTCAAAAGAAAATTGTAGGTCAAGAGGATATGATCAATAAGATATTGATTGGGATACTTACTGGTAATCACATCTTACTTGAAGGATTACCTGGACTTGCCAAGTCTTTAACTGTAAATACCCTAGCTCAAACTTTGGGATTAAAGTTCTCAAGAATACAGTTTACTCCCGATCTACTACCAAGTGATATAATTGGTACTGAGATATACAATGAAAAAACTGGGGAGTTCTATATTAAAAAAGGTCCATTATTTGCCAATATTGTCTTGGCAGATGAGATCAACAGAGCTCCAGCTAAGGTACAATCAGCTCTTTTAGAAGCTATGCAGGAGAAACAGATAACAATTGCCCATGAGACATTTAAATTGGAATCTCCTTTCATTGTACTTGCCACACAAAACCCTATTGAACAAGATGGAACATACCCACTTCCAGAGGCACAACAGGATAGATTTTTGATGAAGGTAAAGATCGAATATCCAAATAGAGATGAAGAGAGAGAGATGTTAAGACTTCTTACATCACCAAATGACTTTGAATATATTGAGATAAATACAATATTGAATAAGGAGAAGATCGAAAATCTGAAAAAGATAATAAAACATATACATATAGATGATAAACTTATGGACTATATTCTTAATATCATCTTTAAAACAAGAGAGAGTAATGAGTATATTGAGTGTGGAGCTTCCCCAAGAGCCTCTATCGCCCTTGTAGTATCTGCAAAAGCAAGTGCATTCTTAGAGGGTAGAGAGTATGTTACTCCAACTGATATAAAAAAAGTTATATTTGATGTATTACGTCATAGAATAATCTTAAACTATGAAGCTGAAGCAGATGGAAAGAGTATTGAAGATATTATAGTAGATATAATGGAGCAAGTGGAGCTTCCTTAG
- a CDS encoding DUF58 domain-containing protein: MKKEDILKKIKKIEIASSIIASEIFSGSYRSYFKGNGMEFSDIRRYSLGDDVKKIDWKVSARQRKTYVKEFIEEREINIYLLIDISPSNNFPAKQDLISQLIGSLAFSAIKNNDKVGAIFFSDEVEKIIPLKKGKKQGLVILENFLTLVPKGKGTDISKVLTSFYNFCKKRTVVFLISDFIDENYEKALKLVNKRHDLIPIRVANRRFDSLPQGAIFTLMDSETGEEITVENLSKNESFDEELPKNILTLYTDENYVAKLTNYFKRRR; the protein is encoded by the coding sequence ATGAAAAAAGAGGATATATTAAAGAAAATAAAAAAAATAGAGATAGCTTCATCAATTATAGCTAGTGAGATATTTTCTGGAAGTTACCGTTCTTACTTCAAGGGAAATGGTATGGAGTTTTCTGATATTAGAAGGTATTCACTAGGTGATGATGTAAAAAAAATAGATTGGAAAGTTAGTGCTAGACAGAGAAAAACCTATGTAAAAGAGTTTATAGAGGAGAGGGAGATCAATATATATCTTTTAATTGATATATCTCCTTCTAACAATTTTCCAGCTAAGCAGGATTTGATCTCACAATTAATAGGAAGCTTAGCTTTTAGTGCTATCAAAAATAATGATAAGGTCGGAGCTATCTTCTTTAGTGATGAGGTAGAAAAAATAATACCTCTAAAAAAAGGTAAAAAACAGGGATTGGTTATACTTGAAAACTTTCTAACTCTTGTCCCAAAGGGAAAGGGAACAGATATTTCAAAGGTTCTTACCTCTTTTTATAATTTCTGTAAAAAGAGAACTGTTGTATTTTTAATAAGTGATTTTATTGATGAAAATTATGAGAAAGCTTTGAAATTAGTAAACAAAAGACATGATCTAATCCCAATTAGAGTAGCAAATAGAAGATTTGATTCCCTACCTCAAGGTGCTATATTTACACTTATGGACTCTGAAACTGGAGAGGAGATTACAGTTGAAAATCTCTCTAAAAATGAGTCTTTTGATGAGGAGCTACCAAAGAACATTCTGACACTCTATACAGATGAAAACTATGTTGCTAAATTAACTAATTATTTTAAAAGAAGGAGATAG